From a region of the Tiliqua scincoides isolate rTilSci1 chromosome 4, rTilSci1.hap2, whole genome shotgun sequence genome:
- the LOC136647626 gene encoding potassium voltage-gated channel subfamily KQT member 3-like, which translates to MALSQKLGLLDRVRGTNTKGKLFTPLNVDAIEESPSKEPKSVALNNRERLRTAFRMKAYAFWQSSEDAGTGDPLAEDRGYSNELLIEDMIPTLKVVIRAVRILQFRLYKKRFKETLRPYDVKDVIEQYSAGHLDMLTRIKYLQGRIDMIFAPGPPSTPKHRKSIKGGTFSYPSQQSPRNEPYIAKAPTVDPEDQSMMGKFVRVERQVHDMGKKLDFLVDMHMQHMEQLQVQVTDVCPSKGTLSPAEDNRYAELKSILYKYSEPSVPELPLSFHHVPVNKVTPFGFSVQDPGGGSLSLPLGGQNSGRFQTTPFSTSYAERPTVLPILTLIDPHISYRSPSGDLQSPPPDRISSKQKHSLTRDSDTPLSLLSVNHEELERSPSGFSISQERDDFPFGPNGGSSWMKEKRYLAEGETDTDTDPFTPSGSMPLSSTGDGISDSVWTPSNKPV; encoded by the exons ATGGCTCTCAG CCAAAAGCTGGGTCTCTTGGATCGGGTTCGTGGTACCAATACTAAAGGCAAGCTATTTACCCCTCTGAATGTAGATGCAATTGAAGAAAGTCCTTCTAAAGAACCTAAGAGTGTTGCCTTGAATAATAGGGAACGTTTGCGCACTGCATTCCGAATGAAAGCGTATGCATTTTGGCAAAGCTCAGAAG ATGCTGGAACTGGAGATCCTTTGGCAGAAGATAGAGGGTACAGTAATGAACTCCTCATCGAAGACATGATCCCCACACTGAAAGTAGTTATCCGAGCCGTCAG AATACTACAGTTCCGCCTCTATAAGAAGAGATTCAAGGAGACTTTGAGGCCTTATGATGTAAAGGATGTGATAGAGCAATACTCAGCAGGACACCTGGACATGCTAACCAGAATCAAATACCTTCAAGGGAG AATAGATATGATTTTTGCACCTGGACCTCCATCCACTCCCAAGCATAGGAAATCCATAAAGGGAGGAACCTTCTCTTACCCTTCACAACAATCTCCAAG GAATGAACCCTACATAGCCAAAGCACCCACAGTAGATCCTGAAGACCAAAGTATGATGGGCAAGTTTGTCAGAGTTGAAAGACAG GTCCATGACATGGGGAAGAAACTGGATTTTTTAGTTGATATGCACATGCAACACATGGAGCAGCTGCAGGTCCAAGTCACTGACGTGTGTCCTTCAAAAGGAACTTTATCCCCAGCAGAGGACAACAGATATGCTGAACTGAAATCCATCCTTTACAAATACTCGGAGCCTTCCGTTCCTGAATTGCCTCTAAGTTTCCACCACGTTCCAGTGAACAAAGTGACTCCTTTTGGTTTCTCAGTGCAGGATCCTGGTGGCGGTTCACTCTCATTGCCACTGGGTGGGCAAAACTCGGGTAGGTTTCAGACCACACCATTCTCGACTTCGTATGCCGAAAGGCCGACAGTTTTGCCTATCCTTACGTTAATTGACCCCCATATTTCCTACCGGTCCCCATCCGGAGACCTCCAGAGCCCACCTCCAGACAGAATCTCTTCAAAGCAGAAACACAGCTTGACGAGAGACAGCGACACCCCTTTATCCCTCCTCTCTGTCAACCACGAGGAACTTGAACGCTCACCAAGTGGATTCAGCATCTCCCAAGAGAGAGATGATTTCCCTTTTGGGCCCAATGGGGGATCAAGTTGGATGAAGGAGAAGCGCTACTTAGCGGAGGGCGAAACAGACACCGATACCGACCCTTTTACCCCAAGTGGCTCTATGCCTCTCTCTTCAACGGGGGACGGGATTTCTGATTCAGTATGGACCCCTTCAAACAAGCCAGTTTAA